One segment of Marvinbryantia formatexigens DSM 14469 DNA contains the following:
- a CDS encoding very short patch repair endonuclease produces the protein MTVQETRGDNVTDVLTKEQRHKNMKNIRGKDTKIEVILRKALWSRGYRYRKNYKKLPGSPDIVLTKYKIAIFCDGEFFHGKDWEVLKPRLEKSERSEFWISKISRNRERDDEINKKLLFEGWTVIRFWGDDIKKHTDECVKVIEETIFEQNIADDF, from the coding sequence ATGACCGTGCAGGAGACGCGGGGTGATAATGTGACCGATGTTTTGACGAAAGAACAGCGTCATAAAAACATGAAGAATATCCGCGGAAAGGACACCAAAATAGAGGTGATACTGCGGAAGGCGCTGTGGAGCCGGGGCTACCGGTACCGCAAAAACTATAAAAAGCTTCCCGGAAGCCCGGATATCGTACTGACAAAATACAAAATCGCAATTTTCTGCGACGGAGAGTTTTTTCACGGCAAGGACTGGGAGGTATTAAAGCCGAGGCTGGAAAAAAGTGAGCGCAGCGAATTCTGGATCAGTAAAATATCGCGCAACCGGGAGCGGGACGACGAGATTAATAAAAAGCTGCTCTTTGAAGGCTGGACGGTCATCCGGTTCTGGGGCGACGATATCAAAAAGCACACCGATGAGTGTGTGAAGGTGATAGAGGAGACGATATTCGAGCAGAATATCGCAGATGATTTTTAA
- a CDS encoding LytR/AlgR family response regulator transcription factor has protein sequence MRFRVAIVEDEEKAAQDLKSCLERLGAQMGQEFQITHYSDAKVFLWQYEPVFDLIFMDIRMPGIDGMTAAEKLREKDTVTTLVFVTSMVQYAIKGYAVDATDFIVKPVQYAAFSMRMKRVLRAMQQRQGKSIAISTDGGSRIIPSNSVYYVEVINHQVIYHTDQGCFTVRGKLSDVEQQLPADAFFRCSISYLINLRYVTMMNSGSVIVVGDEIKVSRAKRKELAAALAVYMGKGG, from the coding sequence GTGCGGTTCCGCGTTGCAATCGTAGAAGATGAGGAGAAGGCGGCTCAGGATTTGAAGAGCTGTCTGGAACGGCTTGGCGCCCAGATGGGGCAGGAGTTTCAAATCACACATTATTCAGATGCAAAGGTATTCCTCTGGCAGTATGAACCGGTGTTTGATTTGATTTTCATGGATATCAGAATGCCGGGCATAGACGGCATGACGGCGGCGGAAAAGCTGCGGGAAAAAGACACGGTGACGACGCTGGTATTTGTCACCAGCATGGTGCAGTACGCGATCAAAGGTTATGCGGTGGACGCTACGGATTTTATTGTCAAGCCAGTGCAGTATGCGGCTTTTTCCATGCGGATGAAAAGAGTGCTCCGGGCAATGCAGCAGAGACAGGGCAAGAGCATTGCAATCAGCACAGACGGCGGCAGCCGCATCATTCCCTCCAATTCCGTTTATTATGTGGAAGTGATAAATCATCAGGTGATTTATCACACAGACCAGGGCTGCTTTACCGTGCGGGGAAAGCTGAGCGATGTGGAGCAGCAGCTTCCCGCAGATGCGTTTTTCCGGTGCAGCATTTCTTATCTGATAAATCTGCGGTATGTGACGATGATGAACAGCGGAAGTGTGATCGTGGTGGGGGATGAGATAAAGGTAAGCCGTGCAAAACGAAAAGAGCTTGCCGCAGCGCTGGCTGTCTATATGGGCAAGGGAGGCTGA
- a CDS encoding MFS transporter, whose amino-acid sequence MKNYIKNCFNTLQEMKFFLLLWSTQAFSGLGSAMTSYALVVWSYTQQGSALMTALLMVSSYAPYVLLSIFAGALSDRWNKKITMLACDTVAALTTVTMLLLLRADALRLWHLYLLNAVNGLMNTVQQPAAEVATTRLLPEKYYQKVGGLRYFSNSLNSILSPVIATAVLGIAGMEAVVAFDLFSFGVAFLTLAFAIRIPEKKETAKSGEKLLSSVKKGIGYLKQEKGIFHLILFLAAINLVASIYDAAFPAMMLSRNGGSARVLGIANAVIGITMLAGSILASFIKAPKSRVRVICNCLLLSMSTENFLLAFGRTPLVWYIGGFLGWIPIPLMSTNLDAIMRLHVPEPMQGRVYSVRNSLQYFTIPLGYFLGGVLVDAVFEPLMAAQDAGSILVKLFGSGKGSGAAFLFCVIAFAGIGVCLYFRHDWHLWELENIKMTDLSGKEA is encoded by the coding sequence ATGAAAAATTATATAAAAAATTGTTTTAACACATTACAGGAAATGAAATTTTTTCTGCTGCTCTGGAGCACGCAGGCGTTCTCCGGGCTGGGGAGCGCCATGACGAGCTACGCGCTGGTTGTCTGGTCGTACACGCAGCAGGGGTCGGCGCTGATGACAGCGCTTCTGATGGTAAGCTCATACGCGCCGTATGTGCTGCTCAGTATCTTTGCGGGGGCGCTCAGCGATAGATGGAATAAGAAAATCACCATGCTGGCGTGTGATACCGTGGCGGCGCTGACGACTGTGACGATGCTGCTTCTGCTGCGCGCCGATGCGCTACGGCTCTGGCATCTGTACCTGCTCAACGCGGTAAACGGGCTGATGAACACGGTCCAGCAGCCGGCGGCGGAGGTGGCGACGACGCGCCTCCTGCCAGAGAAATACTATCAGAAGGTCGGCGGGCTGCGCTATTTTTCCAATTCCTTAAACTCCATCCTGTCGCCGGTTATTGCGACGGCGGTGCTTGGAATCGCAGGCATGGAAGCGGTCGTGGCGTTTGATTTATTTTCCTTTGGCGTGGCATTTCTGACGCTGGCATTCGCCATCCGGATTCCGGAAAAAAAGGAGACGGCAAAGAGCGGCGAAAAGCTGCTGTCCTCCGTGAAAAAAGGAATCGGCTATTTAAAGCAGGAGAAGGGAATCTTTCATCTGATTTTATTTCTGGCGGCGATCAACCTGGTGGCGTCCATTTACGACGCGGCGTTTCCGGCGATGATGCTCTCAAGAAACGGCGGAAGCGCAAGGGTGCTGGGCATAGCGAATGCCGTGATCGGCATCACCATGCTTGCCGGGAGTATTCTCGCTTCGTTTATAAAAGCGCCAAAGAGCCGGGTGCGCGTAATCTGCAACTGCCTGCTGCTCTCCATGAGCACGGAAAACTTTCTGCTGGCATTCGGAAGAACGCCGCTTGTATGGTATATCGGCGGATTTCTGGGCTGGATTCCCATACCGCTTATGAGTACGAATCTGGACGCCATTATGCGGCTGCACGTGCCGGAGCCGATGCAGGGGCGTGTGTATTCCGTGCGCAATTCCCTGCAGTATTTTACGATCCCGCTGGGATATTTTCTTGGCGGCGTGCTGGTGGATGCGGTCTTTGAGCCGCTGATGGCGGCGCAGGACGCCGGGAGCATTCTGGTGAAGCTGTTTGGAAGCGGCAAGGGTTCCGGGGCGGCGTTTCTGTTTTGTGTTATTGCGTTCGCCGGAATCGGGGTGTGCCTGTATTTCCGGCATGACTGGCATCTGTGGGAGCTGGAAAATATAAAAATGACGGATTTGTCCGGGAAAGAAGCATGA
- a CDS encoding ATP-binding protein, producing MLTGLSVYKVMFMIQLLAGEGLFLVRLSRRKDFYLRCSIFVLVMVLAAAVFPVPSDGVWYMSFLYLSLFALTLAGLAFCFEEPFWNLVFCGIGGYTVQHLGYLLYMSFIDGTGLGRIYGTVINPYSTGAVETNDLAFLEIVFYIDFYFLVYTGAFEIFDRLLRKNRNLYLGRIHMIFLSALLIGADVVFNMITNYYTTDNIVSLLLERGYNIVLCLLILGLMYFQLSQREMRDELRVVQYILQQGRQQYDLAKKSRELVNIKYHDLRHQQEQMRLRAASREEQDELESVLSDYDVQVYTDCGTLDVILTEKNMLCKDRKIQLLCMADGAELDFVKPHHLYALLGNALDNAIEAVQKLPEEERIISVYIRRQGALVYLHVENPCEGTVPLRDGLPVTTKDDHNYHGYGMLSMKTVAEQYGGALSVQTEEGIFSLDVVLQEQAME from the coding sequence ATGCTCACAGGGCTGAGTGTTTATAAAGTGATGTTTATGATACAGCTTCTGGCAGGCGAGGGGCTGTTTCTGGTACGCCTTTCGAGAAGAAAGGATTTTTATCTGCGCTGCAGTATTTTTGTGCTGGTGATGGTGCTGGCGGCGGCTGTATTTCCGGTGCCGTCAGACGGAGTCTGGTATATGTCTTTCCTGTATCTCAGCCTGTTTGCGCTTACGCTGGCAGGTCTGGCATTCTGCTTTGAGGAGCCTTTCTGGAACCTGGTATTTTGCGGTATAGGCGGTTATACGGTGCAGCATCTGGGCTATCTCCTTTATATGAGCTTCATTGACGGCACCGGGCTGGGACGGATTTACGGAACGGTGATTAACCCGTACAGCACCGGGGCGGTGGAGACGAACGACCTTGCCTTTCTGGAAATCGTATTTTATATTGACTTTTACTTTCTGGTGTATACCGGCGCTTTTGAAATATTTGACAGGCTGCTGCGCAAAAACCGCAATCTCTATCTGGGGCGTATTCATATGATTTTTCTTTCCGCGCTGCTGATAGGGGCGGATGTGGTTTTTAATATGATTACCAATTATTATACGACGGACAACATTGTGTCGCTGCTGCTGGAGCGGGGATACAATATTGTTCTGTGCCTTCTGATTCTCGGACTTATGTATTTCCAGCTTTCTCAGCGGGAGATGCGCGATGAGCTGCGCGTAGTGCAGTATATACTGCAGCAGGGAAGGCAGCAGTATGATCTGGCAAAGAAATCGCGGGAGCTGGTGAACATCAAATATCACGACCTGCGCCATCAGCAGGAACAGATGCGCCTGCGCGCAGCCAGCCGGGAGGAGCAGGACGAGCTGGAGAGTGTGCTTTCCGATTATGATGTGCAGGTTTATACGGACTGCGGGACGCTGGATGTGATTCTGACAGAGAAAAATATGCTCTGCAAGGACAGGAAGATTCAGCTTTTATGTATGGCGGACGGGGCAGAACTGGATTTTGTAAAGCCGCATCACCTCTATGCGCTACTGGGAAACGCGCTGGACAATGCCATTGAGGCGGTGCAGAAGCTTCCGGAGGAGGAGCGGATCATCAGCGTTTATATCCGCCGCCAGGGAGCGCTGGTATATCTTCATGTGGAGAATCCCTGCGAGGGGACGGTTCCTCTGCGGGACGGGCTGCCGGTCACCACAAAGGATGACCACAACTATCACGGATACGGGATGCTCAGTATGAAAACCGTGGCGGAACAATATGGAGGCGCTCTTTCGGTTCAGACAGAAGAGGGGATTTTCAGTCTGGATGTGGTGCTGCAGGAGCAGGCGATGGAATAA
- a CDS encoding DNA cytosine methyltransferase, with protein MKVVSLFSGIGGLDRGFLDTGYDVIWANDFDKYAVQTYKANFGEHIVLGDINEIPLDEIPDCDVLIGGFPCQPFSMMGQQKGFEDTRGTLFFRIAEIIADKIKKGRKPAAIVLENVRTLKTHDKGNTFREIRRILQDELGYEVFCDILNSADFGVPQTRNRTYLVCFSNQKAEFTFPQTEPLESTLQDLLEQDVAEKYFLSERIIPTILSNGTGGYQAKSEIDLKIARPLCATMAKMHRACQDNYVTQKGKIRRLTPRECARLQGFGEDFVIPVSDCQAYKQFGNAVTVNVSRAVAASVKDTLIKLGEWKN; from the coding sequence ATGAAGGTAGTATCACTCTTCAGCGGAATCGGCGGGCTTGACAGGGGCTTTCTGGATACGGGGTACGATGTCATCTGGGCGAACGATTTTGACAAATATGCAGTGCAGACCTATAAAGCAAATTTCGGCGAACATATTGTACTGGGAGACATTAATGAGATACCGCTGGATGAAATCCCGGACTGCGATGTCCTGATTGGCGGCTTCCCCTGCCAGCCCTTCAGCATGATGGGACAGCAGAAGGGGTTTGAGGATACCAGGGGCACGCTGTTTTTCCGGATTGCGGAGATTATAGCGGATAAAATAAAAAAAGGCAGGAAGCCGGCTGCCATTGTCCTGGAAAATGTGCGCACGCTGAAAACACACGATAAGGGCAACACCTTCCGGGAAATTCGCAGGATTCTGCAGGATGAGCTGGGGTATGAGGTCTTTTGTGACATTTTAAATTCTGCGGACTTCGGGGTGCCGCAGACGAGAAACCGGACCTATCTGGTATGCTTCAGCAATCAGAAGGCGGAGTTTACATTTCCGCAGACAGAGCCGCTTGAGAGTACGCTGCAGGATCTGCTGGAGCAGGACGTTGCGGAAAAGTATTTTCTGTCAGAAAGAATTATTCCGACCATATTATCCAACGGAACCGGCGGCTATCAGGCGAAATCGGAAATCGATTTGAAAATTGCCAGACCGCTGTGCGCGACGATGGCAAAGATGCACCGGGCGTGCCAGGATAATTATGTAACCCAGAAAGGGAAAATAAGAAGATTAACACCGCGGGAATGCGCGAGACTGCAGGGCTTTGGGGAGGATTTTGTGATACCGGTATCCGACTGCCAGGCGTATAAGCAGTTTGGCAATGCAGTCACGGTAAACGTATCCAGAGCGGTTGCCGCATCGGTGAAGGATACCCTGATAAAGCTTGGAGAGTGGAAAAACTAG
- a CDS encoding ArsR/SmtB family transcription factor, producing the protein MLYIKNLEQAIPVFKALGSGLRVRLIQLLLENKEMNMNDLAVSLGITNGALTSHVKKLEEAGILTILSDHPGHGNQKICRVNVDKILVDVAAGGESISQKSYTIDIPIGNYSDYSVFPTCGLSTAEKLIGEVDDPRYFAHPDHTGAQILWFGRGYVDYRIPNMLPRGQKIDSLTLSFEISSEAPGVNNDWPSDITFFFNSVAIGSWTSPGDYGDMHGTFTPAWWFPNWNQYGLLKMLVIDKNGTFIDGVKISDVSTQQLVLTSQDDMTFRFSSQEPSAHVGGLTLFGRSFGNYSQDISVRVTYSPL; encoded by the coding sequence ATGTTATATATCAAAAATCTGGAGCAGGCGATTCCGGTATTCAAGGCGCTTGGTTCCGGGCTGCGCGTCCGCCTGATACAGCTTCTGCTGGAAAATAAAGAAATGAATATGAATGATCTGGCGGTCAGCCTCGGCATCACCAACGGCGCCCTTACAAGTCATGTAAAGAAGCTGGAGGAAGCCGGCATCCTCACCATTCTCTCCGACCATCCCGGACACGGCAACCAGAAAATCTGTCGTGTGAATGTTGACAAAATTCTGGTGGACGTGGCAGCCGGCGGGGAGAGCATATCCCAGAAAAGCTACACCATCGACATTCCCATCGGAAACTATTCCGACTATTCTGTTTTCCCCACCTGCGGGCTTTCCACAGCCGAAAAGCTCATCGGTGAGGTGGACGACCCGCGCTATTTTGCCCACCCCGACCACACCGGCGCGCAGATTCTCTGGTTCGGAAGGGGTTATGTCGATTACCGGATTCCGAACATGCTGCCGCGTGGGCAGAAAATCGACAGTCTGACGCTCTCCTTCGAAATCAGCTCCGAAGCGCCCGGCGTCAACAACGACTGGCCCTCCGATATCACCTTCTTTTTCAACAGCGTAGCCATCGGCTCCTGGACCAGTCCCGGCGATTACGGCGATATGCACGGCACCTTCACGCCCGCCTGGTGGTTTCCCAACTGGAACCAGTACGGGCTGCTGAAAATGCTTGTCATCGACAAAAACGGCACCTTTATTGACGGCGTGAAAATATCGGACGTCAGCACACAGCAGCTCGTTCTGACCTCGCAGGACGATATGACCTTCCGCTTTTCCTCGCAGGAGCCCTCCGCCCATGTCGGCGGACTGACGCTGTTTGGCAGAAGCTTCGGAAATTACAGCCAGGATATCAGTGTGCGCGTCACCTACAGCCCGCTGTAA
- a CDS encoding family 43 glycosylhydrolase yields MDKQLKFNEPWILQRADPYVYRHTDGTCYFTASVPAYDRIVLRSSRTLAGLPEAEEVTVWKKHEAGIMSEHVWAPELHYLSGKWYIYFAASDKDDIWALRPYVLECTGQNPMKDAWIEKGKMQCAPEDEFSFRAFSLDATVFENKGQYYYVWSEKVGVGKQIANLYIAQMESPCRLKTVQVLLSSPDYDWERVGFWVNEGPAALKHDGRIYLTYSASETGPEYCMGMLSIAEDADLLDPRQWKKERYPVLKTQESRSIYGPGHNSFTTDEDGSPVMVYHARTEEKIEGNPLYNPNRHAMLMRVQFDSATGAPVFSYR; encoded by the coding sequence ATGGATAAACAGTTAAAATTTAATGAACCGTGGATTTTGCAGCGCGCGGACCCCTATGTGTACCGTCATACGGATGGCACCTGTTATTTTACGGCGTCGGTTCCCGCGTATGACCGCATCGTGCTCAGAAGCAGCAGGACGCTGGCGGGTCTGCCGGAGGCGGAGGAAGTAACTGTCTGGAAAAAGCATGAGGCGGGGATTATGAGCGAGCATGTCTGGGCGCCGGAGCTGCATTATCTGTCCGGAAAGTGGTATATCTATTTTGCCGCCAGCGATAAGGACGATATCTGGGCGCTGCGCCCGTATGTGCTGGAATGCACCGGACAGAACCCCATGAAAGATGCCTGGATAGAAAAAGGAAAAATGCAGTGCGCGCCGGAGGACGAATTTTCTTTCCGGGCGTTCTCGCTGGATGCGACGGTTTTTGAAAATAAAGGACAATATTACTACGTGTGGTCGGAGAAGGTGGGCGTCGGCAAACAGATTGCCAATCTTTATATCGCGCAGATGGAGTCGCCCTGCAGGCTGAAAACGGTGCAGGTGCTCCTCAGCTCGCCGGATTACGACTGGGAGCGCGTGGGCTTCTGGGTGAACGAGGGACCGGCGGCGCTGAAGCATGACGGCAGGATTTACCTTACATATTCCGCGTCGGAAACCGGTCCGGAATATTGCATGGGAATGCTGTCCATCGCGGAGGATGCTGACCTTCTGGACCCGCGCCAGTGGAAAAAGGAACGCTATCCGGTGCTGAAAACACAGGAGAGCAGGTCGATTTACGGTCCCGGACACAATTCCTTTACGACGGATGAGGACGGCAGCCCGGTGATGGTATACCATGCGAGAACGGAAGAAAAAATAGAGGGAAATCCGCTTTACAATCCGAACCGCCATGCCATGCTGATGCGGGTGCAGTTTGACAGCGCAACCGGGGCTCCGGTATTTTCTTACAGATAG
- a CDS encoding DNA cytosine methyltransferase, with translation MTYKDDKNEFIAFVHAGISGQPAENAAVCINRVTKKTEDAFRNERAACYLEALKQDGALQEAFAELSALCNADVQDCAACPVCKYCNTYIENTRKNADRQAPRLVDLFCGAGGLSLGFVQEGFAVSLANDIEECCVDTYAHNHPEVPESHIIRGDIHDVAGELDDLLADRRVDIVIGGPPCQGFSMANRQRLIDDPRNHLYKTFVEVVGKLHPAFFVMENVKGMQSVAEQVKDDFRNIGYTVECQVLNAKDFGVPQNRERLIYIGNRKGIDNKKIFKEINKAGSALPGYRLADALYGLRSLEASRVKNATETGSQASGYKIEKNTFSGTNDYIDYINQGKRIPVVLNHKARYNNDRDIEIFGRMEQGDRSDDPKIADIMPYARRNDIFKDKYFKLENDKICKTITAHMKFDCNMYIHPTQARGLTPREAARVQSYPDDYFFRGAYTKTYMQIGNSVPPLLGRAIAGVLKRYMNTV, from the coding sequence ATGACGTACAAGGACGACAAAAATGAGTTTATCGCATTCGTGCACGCCGGCATCAGCGGACAGCCGGCTGAAAATGCAGCGGTCTGCATAAACCGTGTCACAAAAAAAACAGAAGATGCGTTCCGGAACGAAAGGGCGGCATGTTATCTGGAGGCGCTGAAGCAGGATGGCGCGCTGCAGGAGGCATTTGCAGAGCTTTCTGCGCTGTGCAATGCGGATGTGCAGGACTGCGCCGCGTGTCCGGTCTGTAAATACTGCAATACCTATATTGAAAATACAAGAAAAAACGCGGACAGGCAGGCGCCCAGGCTGGTGGATCTGTTCTGCGGGGCAGGCGGACTTTCGCTGGGCTTTGTGCAGGAGGGCTTTGCGGTAAGTCTGGCGAATGACATTGAGGAATGCTGCGTGGATACTTATGCGCACAACCATCCGGAGGTGCCGGAATCACATATTATCCGGGGCGACATTCACGACGTGGCAGGAGAGCTGGATGACCTGCTGGCAGACCGGCGGGTGGACATCGTAATCGGCGGACCGCCCTGCCAGGGCTTCAGTATGGCGAACCGCCAGCGGCTGATTGATGACCCGCGCAATCATCTGTACAAGACCTTTGTGGAGGTGGTGGGAAAGCTGCATCCCGCTTTTTTTGTGATGGAGAATGTAAAGGGAATGCAGTCTGTCGCAGAGCAGGTGAAGGACGATTTCAGAAATATCGGCTATACGGTGGAATGCCAGGTGCTGAACGCAAAGGACTTCGGGGTGCCGCAAAACCGGGAAAGACTGATTTATATCGGAAACCGGAAAGGCATTGATAATAAGAAGATTTTTAAGGAAATCAATAAGGCGGGAAGCGCTCTTCCCGGATACCGGCTGGCGGACGCGCTGTACGGGCTCCGCAGCCTGGAGGCATCCAGAGTAAAAAATGCCACCGAGACAGGGTCGCAGGCAAGCGGTTATAAAATAGAGAAAAATACGTTTTCCGGGACGAACGATTACATTGATTATATCAATCAGGGAAAGCGGATACCGGTTGTGCTGAATCATAAAGCGCGTTATAATAACGACAGGGATATTGAGATTTTTGGACGCATGGAGCAGGGCGACCGCTCGGACGACCCGAAAATTGCCGATATCATGCCGTATGCGCGGAGAAACGACATTTTCAAGGATAAGTATTTTAAGCTGGAAAATGATAAAATCTGCAAAACCATCACCGCGCATATGAAATTTGACTGCAACATGTACATCCACCCGACGCAGGCGCGGGGGCTTACGCCGCGGGAAGCGGCGCGCGTGCAGTCCTATCCGGACGATTACTTTTTCCGGGGCGCCTACACGAAAACCTATATGCAGATAGGCAATTCGGTGCCGCCGCTTCTTGGCAGGGCGATTGCAGGCGTGCTGAAGCGCTATATGAATACAGTTTAG